Within Ipomoea triloba cultivar NCNSP0323 chromosome 9, ASM357664v1, the genomic segment atttgGGTTGgggtttcttttttatttttcctatgCTTTTAGAAAATTTAAGgtattttgttattgttgtgGCAGAACATGCTGATGGTAGTCTGATATTCCGGTTTGGGGATCCAAGTGAGCTTGCAAAAGAGGAGGAGTTGGTGGCATCCAAGCCTGAGAAGGTGGGGAGTGAAGATGTGGAGGAATTTAGTGTGGTGAAAGTGTTGGATGGAGattgtgagagagaagtgattGTTAAGAATGTGGAGAGAAAAAAAGTTAGGGCTGATGCCACTGTTACTAAGATTTCTGATTCAGTAGCAAGTAGGAGTGAAGGCAGCAGTCTTTTGGAACGAGGCATAGAATCAGATGATGATTGTTTTGGATCTTCGGTTCACCAGACAGGATTGCTTGACTGTTCTGCGTCCGAGGTCAGTACAAAGAATGATGTACCTCTTGATGAGATTGGACTAGAGAAGGATGGGGGCCGAGTTACAATCGAATTGACAGATACTGTGGAAGTTCGGGCAGAACAAAGTGATAGAGAATTGAGTGAGAAATCTGCCTCTGAGGTTTGTACAACGAGTGTCGTGGCTCTTGAGGAGAAGGATTGGGGCGAAGCTTCAATTCCATTGACAGATAATGTGGAAGTTCAGGTGGAAGAATTTGATACAGGATCGAGTGGGGAATCTGCCTCTGAGGTTAGTACAGAGAATGTTGTACCTCTAGAGAAGGATGGGGGCAAAGAATCAGTTCCATTGATAGATAATGTGGAAGTACAGGCAGAACAAGGTGATAAAGAATCGAATGTGAAATCTGCTCCTGAGCTCAGTACCGAGAATGTTGTACCTCTCGAGGAGATTGTAGTAGAGAAGAGTGATGGTGAAGCTTTAATTTCATTGACAGATAATGGCAGTACTTCTGTGGAAGTTCCAACAGACCAAGGTAATAGAGAATCAAGCGAGATATCTGCCTCTCTATTCAGTACAGAGAAAATTGTTACTCAGGAGGAGATCGTAATAGAAAAGGATGAGAGTGAAGTTTCAGTTCCACTAACAGATTATTACAGTGCTTCTTTGGAAGTTCAGGCAGAACAAGGTGATAGGGAATCAAGCGAGAAGTTATTAGAAGATTCAGTCGCAGAATTGCAGGATTCTTCtggctctgaggtcaccaaggAAAATGCTATACCTGTGGATGGGAAATTTTCAGAAGAGCATGAGGCTGAAAGCTCGGTTTCATTGAGAGATAATGATGGCACTTCTGCACAAGTTCAAGCAGCAGAAAGTGGTGGTGAATCCGCGATACAATCAATATCTTCTGATGTTGATTCTTCAATGAATGTAACTGTCAATTATGTCGATCAGGAAAGTAGTGAGGATGATGACAGCTTTAAACATTTCAGTACTGATACTGTGGAGCAGAGTTCCTTAAAGGACAGTATTGAGGACAGTGGTGAAAATCAGGTCATCCA encodes:
- the LOC116029267 gene encoding probable protein phosphatase 2C 62 isoform X2, translating into MADLLSNSIPNFPLFKPAHTPPKLFHPFSPLSRTSTAGRWSRRRRRKPPQIIFFCKPSSQDLAVISTHEHADGSLIFRFGDPSELAKEEELVASKPEKVGSEDVEEFSVVKVLDGDCEREVIVKNVERKKVRADATVTKISDSVASRSEGSSLLERGIESDDDCFGSSVHQTGLLDCSASEVSTKNDVPLDEIGLEKDGGRVTIELTDTVEVRAEQSDRELSEKSASEVCTTSVVALEEKDWGEASIPLTDNVEVQVEEFDTGSSGESASEVSTENVVPLEKDGGKESVPLIDNVEVQAEQGDKESNVKSAPELSTENVVPLEEIVVEKSDGEALISLTDNGSTSVEVPTDQGNRESSEISASLFSTEKIVTQEEIVIEKDESEVSVPLTDYYSASLEVQAEQGDRESSEKLLEDSVAELQDSSGSEVTKENAIPVDGKFSEEHEAESSVSLRDNDGTSAQVQAAESGGESAIQSISSDVDSSMNVTVNYVDQESSEDDDSFKHFSTDTVEQSSLKDSIEDSGENQVIHLSKEAEDSQEDEVVELIPTSPPTEAEPILDEEVSQIQELHDPDKTEIPLLTEDVESSVPTEASGCGMVEVESTVASITSKGIQTAQLVLSSGAALLPHPSKALTGGEDAYFVTNQNWLGIADGVVQWSLEGIYPGLYSRELMENCEKVILQSGSDSGTDPKIVLKLSVAKVESPGSSTALIAHFDGQAFHVANIGDSGFLIIRNSVIYKKSSPMLHEFNFPMQIGSGDDPSQIVEEYRIELDEGDIVVTGTDGLFDNLYAQEIASIITKSLEANETPKEIAEILATRAQEVGGAASGRTPFSDAAQAAGYVGQTGGKLDDVAVIVSLVQNPTH
- the LOC116029267 gene encoding probable protein phosphatase 2C 62 isoform X3, coding for MADLLSNSIPNFPLFKPAHTPPKLFHPFSPLSRTSTAGRWSRRRRRKPPQIIFFCKPSSQDLAVISTHEHADGSLIFRFGDPSELAKEEELVASKPEKVGSEDVEEFSVVKVLDGDCEREVIVKNVERKKVRADATVTKISDSVASRSEGSSLLERGIESDDDCFGSSVHQTGLLDCSASEVSTKNDVPLDEIGLEKDGGRVTIELTDTVEVRAEQSDRELSEKSASEVCTTSVVALEEKDWGEASIPLTDNVEVQVEEFDTGSSGESASEVSTENVVPLEKDGGKESVPLIDNVEVQAEQGDKESNVKSAPELSTENVVPLEEIVVEKSDGEALISLTDNGSTSVEVPTDQGNRESSEISASLFSTEKIVTQEEIVIEKDESEVSVPLTDYYSASLEVQAEQGDRESSEKLLEDSVAELQDSSGSEVTKENAIPVDGKFSEEHEAESSVSLRDNDGTSAQVQAAESGGESAIQSISSDVDSSMNVTVNYVDQESSEDDDSFKHFSTDTVEQSSLKDSIEDSGENQVIHLSKEAEDSQEDEVVELIPTSPPTEAEPILDEEVSQIQELHDPDKTEIPLLLNNNSPNLLLQVAEQTEDVESSVPTEASGCGMVEVESTVASITSKGIQTAQLVLSSGAALLPHPSKALTGGEDAYFVTNQNWLGIADGVVQWSLEGIYPGLYSRELMENCEKVILQSGSDSGTDPKIVLKLSVAKVESPGSSTALIAHFDGQQITKLGSIKLLGCLL
- the LOC116029267 gene encoding probable protein phosphatase 2C 62 isoform X1; the protein is MADLLSNSIPNFPLFKPAHTPPKLFHPFSPLSRTSTAGRWSRRRRRKPPQIIFFCKPSSQDLAVISTHEHADGSLIFRFGDPSELAKEEELVASKPEKVGSEDVEEFSVVKVLDGDCEREVIVKNVERKKVRADATVTKISDSVASRSEGSSLLERGIESDDDCFGSSVHQTGLLDCSASEVSTKNDVPLDEIGLEKDGGRVTIELTDTVEVRAEQSDRELSEKSASEVCTTSVVALEEKDWGEASIPLTDNVEVQVEEFDTGSSGESASEVSTENVVPLEKDGGKESVPLIDNVEVQAEQGDKESNVKSAPELSTENVVPLEEIVVEKSDGEALISLTDNGSTSVEVPTDQGNRESSEISASLFSTEKIVTQEEIVIEKDESEVSVPLTDYYSASLEVQAEQGDRESSEKLLEDSVAELQDSSGSEVTKENAIPVDGKFSEEHEAESSVSLRDNDGTSAQVQAAESGGESAIQSISSDVDSSMNVTVNYVDQESSEDDDSFKHFSTDTVEQSSLKDSIEDSGENQVIHLSKEAEDSQEDEVVELIPTSPPTEAEPILDEEVSQIQELHDPDKTEIPLLLNNNSPNLLLQVAEQTEDVESSVPTEASGCGMVEVESTVASITSKGIQTAQLVLSSGAALLPHPSKALTGGEDAYFVTNQNWLGIADGVVQWSLEGIYPGLYSRELMENCEKVILQSGSDSGTDPKIVLKLSVAKVESPGSSTALIAHFDGQAFHVANIGDSGFLIIRNSVIYKKSSPMLHEFNFPMQIGSGDDPSQIVEEYRIELDEGDIVVTGTDGLFDNLYAQEIASIITKSLEANETPKEIAEILATRAQEVGGAASGRTPFSDAAQAAGYVGQTGGKLDDVAVIVSLVQNPTH